Proteins found in one Micromonospora sp. WMMD1082 genomic segment:
- a CDS encoding replication-relaxation family protein: MSPHIDSPTPAGRPACRVEPVMPLTCANGVAAPTTVEPIPARPRSPRAHLLRKRLSDRDLAVLQSLAMLRLLRGDQVQRLHVAEGSAETRARRARALLQRLAELKLVVRLARRVGGVRAGSAGYVYGLSGHGQAVLAVDGPTGGRRRRVWETSPSFMGHVLDGSEVYIRLVEAERTGKLEILNFQAEPAAWRHFPGPGGPTATLKPDGFVRLGIGDVESSAFLEVDRGTESVPTLVRKCRTYAAYWQSGIEQAAHAVFPRVLWLASGARSAERITRALTQLPADTQHLFHTSFLEDVVTVLTATALGGRSA, translated from the coding sequence GTGAGCCCGCACATCGATTCCCCTACCCCTGCCGGTCGCCCTGCCTGCCGCGTCGAGCCGGTCATGCCGCTGACATGCGCAAACGGCGTTGCCGCGCCAACGACTGTCGAGCCGATACCGGCTCGACCCCGGAGCCCACGAGCCCACCTGCTCAGGAAGCGGCTCAGCGACCGCGACCTGGCCGTACTGCAATCGCTGGCCATGCTGCGCCTACTGAGGGGTGATCAGGTACAGCGGCTCCACGTCGCGGAAGGATCGGCTGAGACAAGAGCGAGACGGGCACGGGCCCTGCTGCAACGCCTGGCCGAACTCAAACTGGTCGTGCGGCTCGCCCGTAGGGTCGGCGGCGTACGTGCGGGCAGCGCCGGTTACGTCTACGGACTGAGCGGTCACGGCCAGGCGGTGCTTGCCGTTGACGGGCCCACGGGCGGACGCCGCCGGCGGGTGTGGGAAACCAGCCCCAGCTTCATGGGGCATGTCCTCGACGGCAGCGAGGTGTACATCCGCCTGGTCGAAGCGGAACGCACCGGCAAGCTGGAGATTCTTAACTTCCAGGCCGAACCCGCAGCCTGGCGGCATTTCCCCGGCCCTGGTGGACCGACAGCCACCCTGAAGCCCGATGGCTTCGTGCGCCTCGGCATCGGTGACGTCGAGTCCAGCGCCTTCCTGGAGGTCGACCGCGGCACCGAAAGCGTGCCGACACTCGTGCGCAAGTGCCGCACCTACGCCGCCTACTGGCAAAGCGGTATCGAGCAAGCCGCGCACGCGGTGTTCCCTCGGGTGCTGTGGCTGGCCAGTGGCGCACGCAGCGCGGAGCGCATCACCAGGGCACTCACCCAGCTACCCGCTGACACCCAGCACCTGTTCCACACGTCGTTCCTGGAAGACGTCGTGACAGTGCTGACCGCTACGGCCCTGGGAGGCCGCAGTGCATGA